gattatatatataggagtaAGGGACGTGGGGTAGTTTAatctaataataacaattagcAAACACTTAGAAAATAGTACATCTTTGCATTGCCACttctatttaaaatttgtgaGGGCAAGATTTTCCTATAGCCCACGACCCACTCGGAACAGTGGTTGTATCAAGTCAATCCAGGCCCAAAATTGTAGAGAGGGAACAACACAACCGAGAATTGGCCTGTTTGGAAGGTCAAATAGGGAGGAAAACAAGCAACATCTAAGATTAAGTGAATCAATTGCCCTATTTAAAGAAGTCCTAAGGAGACTAAGTTACAATCAAATAGCACCATTCATTACAATACTTTCACCATGTTCTTCctacttttttctctttttattttattttttatttatgtaatcTCCCTTTTCCTATATATACTACTTCCTTTATTGCATCTTAAGTGTCCATTTCCCACCTAACCAATTTCCTGCTTTGACAGTTATCCCTTCTCATAGCTTACAGCTTgtagaaggtggtggaaagaacTTGCCTAACTGTGATCTGTACTGTTTAGGTCACTTCCTTATCAATGCAACTAATAAAACTGCTACCCACCATTTAATGCGGTCAGGAAGCTAAATGCAAGGCAAGCCATGTGGAGCCCATAGGCTACTCCAAACCAGAATCTTCCCCTCTCTGCCATACGCTCCTGGACTCCTCTCAGCACCTTTCCAAGCAATCCTTCTCCTCGGGCCTGCGACCCCTAGCCTTGTCATCCTACACTACAACTCTTGAGCTTCATACTCTGTCCTCAGGTCCTCATACGCCCTAGTTCCCAAACTTGATCCTCGGCCCTTGGGCCCCCACAAATGGCATAATAAGTGCTGGTCTCATCACAATCTCTTTGAGTGTGCGATGaggcctttttttcttttttcaatgtgacattggtagttttttttttccaagttatAAGAGAGTGGGGTAGTGGAAGTAGAAAGTAACTTTTTAATaggattttatatatttatatatatagaagtaaAGGACATGGGGTAGATTAATCTAATAACAACAATTAACAAACACTTAGAAAAGTGTACATCTTGGCATTGCCACTTCTATTGAAATTTCAATAATGGCATAATAAGTGCTAGCCTCATCACAATCTCTTCACGCGtgcgatgaggtttttttttttttttttttttgtaagttataAGAGCATGGGGTAGTGGAAGTAGAAAGTAACTCTTTAataggattatatatatatatagtagtaaGGGACGTGgggtagtttttcttttataagattatttttaattttttgtcgatttactattttaacccttTGGAATAAtgattagttaattaaattagaggTATTTTTTATAGTGAAAAAGACATTAACCAACtttttgaatcctcttaatatatagatattATAGTTCACAAAAAGATGatgtaattgtaaaaatatttctccTACTTGTTGATAAAGCATGTATCttcttattaagtttttttttttttggagaagattaTTATTAAGTTCATATACTCATTTAATTTAAGATTACTGACATGATAAAACAACATGAATAATtgagaaaataacaaaataaaaaatgaggagTAGTTTTAGGACCACAAAttattccacaatttttttatcatagTTCTAACATGAGTGATTAACTATTACTTACACATGaatctaccatttttttctttactaatcATACTCTACCACATCACAGTTGTAGCAAGAAGTTGTGCAAAAATTATGCGGTACTAGATTTTTCCAAAGATGATAGTTATGTTGCACAAACTTTACCAAACTTCATTGATGTACACCTGAAAGGGGAACTCAATGATCtaaataaatacatgtttgaatTTCTGTCACGCTTATACACCAAGTTCCCTCGTGGTTGAtgtaaattaatcaattgagATTTGAGAGTCAAAGTCATTACATAGAGGACAAGCTATATCTCATTAACTTAATTTAATCGATCATCCACCTAAACACATAAAAGATTATTGACCCAAAGTATGGGTATTTGACTATTTcttgctttcaaaaaaagaagaaaaaaaagtaagggtaTTTCGTAGCTTCTTGCCGCAGttcaattataaaaatgtggtagagggaaaaaaaatcatggagaACTTGTGTTACATAAAGTGGAATAGTAATTGGGATTAATTCAAAGGAAGAAAGAATGCAGCAAGAAAACCAAAATGAATCAAGTTTCATTGTCgtttttttaaataaggatCATACCACctttttaataattgaataataCTCCAATATCCATCACAAAAACAAGTATCAATCAAtcatttatgttttcaaaatagatgaaaatatctaaaagcttttttttttgtttttttttgtttgagaaaataTCTAAAAGCTTTGATAGCGTTATCTGGTGCTTCAAAAATAATAGTGAAATAGAGGCATAATTGCCTAattaatatcattttaatattttactatATTATCTTACTAACAGTagaatattttataattgaataagatatttgagGTTAAAATCTCGTCTACACcaagtttgatgataaaaagtaatCATCAAGATCGGATACAATGTTTTTTGTTAGTAGTAGCCTCCGTTGAGAGCATTACAATTGAAGAGCTTCGGGACTGGGAATAAGAGACGAGAggttttgttcttttgtttttgtttttgtttttgttttgtgtgatAGATAAGGTTCAACTTTAGGCTGGTTGGGAAGCTAACAGTGTCTCTCGCCGAGAGGTTGTCCTTATTCTGTGGAATGTGTCTTACTTCTGCTATAGCGGCTTATCACATGCATGATGAAGGCAATGTTATCTCTTATCCGCTCGTGTTTGTAATGAGATTGACAAAATTAACAGGATTTTCCTATTGGGCGCTACCCCGGGGAAAACAAATTACACTTGTGTGTTGGGCCTTTATTCCACAACCAAGCATAGAAATGCAAATGCTATTTTCCTGGTAAAACTCATTTGGAGATTAGTTGGCAAGAATTCTGAATTCCAAGTGTCGTACTGATACATAGCCAACAATGCTAGAATCTCAAAAAATTACACAATATTTGCCACAACTTGTCATATGGTAAGGTATAAGTAGTAAAGACAAAGTGGTAGTTCCATAAGGTTCACATTTCCACCGCTTATAATTGACCACGTGACAAGTTGTGGCAAAATTTGTATAATTCATTGTActctttagcatttttcattcaaAGCCAGTGTAATTTCTTGGATAATCTTGTTTGCAAGGCTCCCCCATTTGGAAAAAGTCTTAAACAGGTTGCCAGTCAGAATTCTTGCCATACATGAAAAACTAACACCCACAACATATCAGTAAAACTTGTCGAACATGATATTCCCTATTTTCTAGCACTGCATTACATGTATCACAAAGACACCTAACATAAATGCATTTCCAATTACAGAAGGACCAGGTCTTtgcaaatgattaaaaaaaaaacaccaagaCACGACCATCTTTGAATCCAGAACACATCAGTAAGCCACCATTTATGAGTCCAGACTTCACCAGTAGGCAGCTGCATCACCATTTGAGGCTCGACCGaaaaattgtgttaaaattGGTTTACTTCATGCTATTTAGCCACCTAACAATAATAAGccacccaaaaacaaaacaaaaaaataatgctGAAGGTTGCAAGAGAATCGCCCGTTGCTTTTCGAGATAAATGATTGGTCATTAGTTACATCTCAGGTTTTCAGCAAACGAAAACAACACAAACCATTGCAATTTGATGAATCCCTAAAGGAGAATCTTATTTGCTTCTATATTTGTATTATACACGTTCTGTTTCCATCTTTctacaacaaacaaaataaaggatttttttttataaaaaaaaaatgctagaactttttttcattatttcctTGAGCTACAAGAAGTTACAAAGTTGCAAGTTACAGATATTGCCAGTTTGAACAGCCCCATGCAGTTGCCAAAATGAACGGTTCTAAGGATAAAATCTGAAGGAACTCTGAGACTTCTGAAGCAAAAGTTCATGCAATTGATTCAAGAAGTCAATTGTTATCATCTACAACTTGATTGCTTACAAACAGACTCTCCCTTCTTTTTGGAAAACCAGAAGATTCTAAAGCTGAACCCCTAAATTTTAACTCTGAAGATGCTCTGAAATTTGGGTCAACAGAAGCTGGTCGAGAGTTATGATCTGCAGAAGCCGGTCTAAAGGAATTAGTCGCTCCACCAGGATAACGAGTGGGAGAGGCATACCTTCTCGATGGACCTCTTAGACCACTACTTCTAAGATCCATCATATCAGAACCTCTAGAAGAAGAGTCTACAAAAGATCTGTCCCCAGAACCAGTTCCTAATGGAGCTCCAGTTGTGGCTGATGTGGAGCTAAAAGGATCATCTGGCCCCCATGAAGTAAGTGCTTCCTTTTTCTTAGCAAAAAATTGCCAAGCcccaaatagaaaaagaatgaagaataaCACAGGGCTGGTCCAAAACATTGTATTAAACTCCCCTTTAAATATTGGAAGGTTAGAACGATACATTCCCACGTACCCACTTCCAAGGCCGAGAACAACAAGCTTTTCACGATCACTGGCTACTAAGGGTATCACTGTTCTTCTCTCAGcatccacatccacatccacatccactgCTTGATAACTTAGAAAAGATGATCTGATATCATCCAGAccagaagaaaaaagaagccgAGGTGCACCAACCCTAACATAATGATGAGATGAAACATTATACACAAAGACCCTCTCCTCACTAACAATAAGCAAAAACCCCCTAATTGCCTGAAATGCAAGAGGCTCATCAATGTCCATTTTTCTCTTGGATCTAACCCTGCATTTGAAGTTCATTATATCCCCCAAGAGCAATACATGAATCAAATCACCTTCTGAGGTAAAGCCATATGCTTTAGACCTTTCAGTGGCATCAAAAACATAATACCGTGCAAGAGAACGGTTCAAGCCTTCACACTCAGACTCCTTAACTTTCATGCTCCTCAAATCCAACGACCCTGCACCACTCTCTGTCAAAAACAAAAGTCGTTGTTTTAAGAATGCAAGTGGCTTGCTTGCTGGCATGGTTGAACCATAAACAGTTCCATTTTCTGTTAAAACCCTAATCCTTCCACTACCATCCACAGACAAAATATACCTCATCCTCCCAACATGATGCACTTCCAAGATATTGATCGGAAGCCCATCTTCCCCACTTTCAGTTGACACGATCTTGCCCCCATTTTCCATGAAAAGTGAACTCAGTTCATCTCCATTCGACACCTCCCAAATCCGATGCATCAAGATCACACCATTCTTATGCCCCGTCACCACAACACTCTCATTCTTATAAACTGACACGTACGAAAGCATGGCTGTAATAGGCGAATCTGACCTCGTATAAAACTCAACCAAAACATCCCCATTTCTCAAGAACACATAAACCCTCCCTCTCTCATCCCCAACTGCAACATACTTACTAAGCCCCTCAAAATCCCGAAACGGCAACACATGAATACAAGTAGCATCCGAGTCCAATTTCACAGCCGACACAAACTGAAACCTCTCAGACCAAAATGGGCTAAACTTGGTTACAGAAACCGCCCTCGCTTTCTCTCCCTCTCGGCTTTCACCTTCCAATTCGTCTTCCTCTAAATCCTTACCTACCCTTTTACCATCACACTTTCTTTTAGCCTTTTCATTATCTAGATTGTGCCTCTTGTCCGTATTTGCCACCTTCGCAGACTCCGACAATTTCGATTCTAATTTAGTAACTATTTCGCTAAGGTTTCTCACTAAATCCTCAAGCCGGTGCAATAAAACTTGTTGTTCATTGAATTTACTAGTAAGTTCTGTGTTGGGTGCAACATAAGGATCATGTTCGTGCTCGTGTTGGATTGAGAGAGAGCTAGTGCTAGAGCTTACCAATAGTACCTTAGAAACAGAAGTGAAAATGAAAAGCAAATAGAGTAAGAAAAACTTGCCTCCGTGTGGACTATTCGCCATTTGTAGAAGCCTTGGTCCTAGGACTTCGGTTTTGAGTTGAGGTGACTAGATTCAGCGTTTAGCCATTATAGCACACGCGTGGATTTCGGATGGATCTTATATTTTGGGTCGTTTGGATCTGATGAGAGGGTTTTGGACAACTAAGATTTAGAATCCCATGTCAGATTTTTGAGGAATCTCAATTGGGGATCTTCGGATTTAGAAAGGTATATAAGCTGTGTTTCACTGTTTTTGTGTTAAGGGTTTTTGAGCTTTGAGTTTTGACCTTTGTCTGAAAGTCTATGAAGATGTCTGAACTCTGAACTGAGCCTATTTTTAGGACTAAGAAAAATTGAGTGTATCCATTGCAATTGTTGGAATGATTCAGTCAGGTGAGCGTACTTAATAGTTTATTAGGGACCTATAAGAGGGTGACGCGTATAGATTTAGTTTCCTCTTttagtgagagagaaagagagctctGTCATCACTAAGGAAAACAATGTTCTGTCCAAAAACTAGGTCGTACACTGTTTCTGTGTTTCCCTCCCCACCGTAATACACCTCAAAAAATTTCAGTCAAAATGAAAAAAGGTTGAGAAAAAGGTTAAATTCTGAAACCTTATTGGTTCGATCTTTGGTGGCTTCTTGAGATAGTTTGTGCCTAACACCTTTCGGGACATCGGCAatacatttgaatttttttcttttttcgggttttatataaatacaaacatatatataatagaccAGATTCTTTGTATTCAAAGATTTATCaatgattttcataaataaaaaaagaagaagagatttatCGTTGATAATTCCTAACCCCTATCATCTTAGCAAAAGTGAGATATTATTAAATCAAATAGTAAagtcttttattaaaaattaaaaacgtaTGCTTTTAGAAAATTTAACTCGAActttaaatcttttattcaacatcttattgttaaattaaaaatctaatattcAATCTCATAtatactaaaaattaattagcctcttaatttgatgatacGAACAATAATCAAAAGTTGAAACTAGTGAATTCCAGTAAactcaactaataaaatttctGATAATTGTATAAGAAATTTGTAGTTCAATCCCCGTTTAtatcaaaaactgattagtgttttgatctgataataaaaaactatatcaGGAACAAACGCcttgaaacttaaaattaaaaaataaaaaaagttgaaaccatcttttatttatatatattagccAAGATattattctcaaattttttaactgaaattgagttaaaggCATCATAAGGTTATTTGCCGTTGAATGATACGACACAAAGATCATGGCCGTTGATGTAACCAAAGGGACAATTTTTCAGTAACCGACTGATCATTTGCTTGCCAATCATGAACTGACGTTGGAACATCAACATTACTCGTATAGATCATACAGGTGTTAAGTACTCCCAGTCTCGAGGCACAAATTCATCACCAGGTAATAACATTCCCAGTAGTCTATTAATTTGAACCAGCAAGAGGGAATGCATTGCAAGCATGCAACCAATAAATACAGGAACAGCATTACTTTCACAGGCTCACAACAGATCCCCATCAAGATTCCCAGTTAAAGCAATCTGATATGACCCAAACTCAGAGCTAAATATAAGGCAACCAGGGCTTCTGAAATGGGCTCAAATAGATGTAAAGAACATGTGATAAACAAATGAACTTCTCAAAAAACATTGAGTCAAACAATAACAAGGCCTTCTTATATATACACATCAGGCTTTTCCTTCTGTCTTTATTGGCTTCTTTGACAATTTAAATGCAGCAAATACGGATTCAGTTTGCACAACCATACTATCTTGAGTGCACTGCTCAGATTGCAGGGACGATCGCCTTAATATCTCGAACAGTGAAGTACCTGACTTCATTTCAGCTACAGATCTTGTGTTCTGGGTACTAGCTTTAGTTTGTGAGTTACTGAACTTGGCTGAAGCAGGCCTTTTAGGTTGATTCTCTCTCTGAATCTGCATGTTTgttcaaataaaattgaaattgataaatTGAGAAGGATATATTTAGCATTCTATCATCAAGAAAATGCCACAGAAGCAACTGGAATGAATGCTGTGATGGTAAACTAACACTTCATAGTTGAAATGCTATCAATAGAAGTGCATTCTGATAGTCCCTAATCAATTGCAACCAACCCAGAAATTAGAAAACCTCAATATTCTCATTGCATCTCCAATAATAattcccccaccccccccccccctcccaataTCCCTTTTTTAATCACCTTCTGGTAAAACAGATCACTGACTAAGTCAGTGCAGCaagtaaaaatatatcaaaaatgaagaaagcaAGAAAATTTGTATATACTTCAGCATTGCTCCCTGTTTGAGCTTACCGCATCAGAAGAACCCTCTGACATTGAGATTGAACTCCTGCTGTTGCTGTCATCTAGACCAGACATTGAGATTGAACTCCTGCTATTGCTGTCATCTcgaccaaaaataaaagaacgaACTTTGCTTGATGCTTTCTTTTGGGATGAGGGCAAGGAATGATTTGACCCCCGACCAAGGAAAGAAGACTGCAAGAATAACCAAACCAATACCATGGTTATAGTTAATTCAAAATGTTCTTTATAACTGCTA
This genomic stretch from Castanea sativa cultivar Marrone di Chiusa Pesio chromosome 1, ASM4071231v1 harbors:
- the LOC142621740 gene encoding putative membrane protein At1g75140, which produces MANSPHGGKFFLLYLLFIFTSVSKVLLVSSSTSSLSIQHEHEHDPYVAPNTELTSKFNEQQVLLHRLEDLVRNLSEIVTKLESKLSESAKVANTDKRHNLDNEKAKRKCDGKRVGKDLEEDELEGESREGEKARAVSVTKFSPFWSERFQFVSAVKLDSDATCIHVLPFRDFEGLSKYVAVGDERGRVYVFLRNGDVLVEFYTRSDSPITAMLSYVSVYKNESVVVTGHKNGVILMHRIWEVSNGDELSSLFMENGGKIVSTESGEDGLPINILEVHHVGRMRYILSVDGSGRIRVLTENGTVYGSTMPASKPLAFLKQRLLFLTESGAGSLDLRSMKVKESECEGLNRSLARYYVFDATERSKAYGFTSEGDLIHVLLLGDIMNFKCRVRSKRKMDIDEPLAFQAIRGFLLIVSEERVFVYNVSSHHYVRVGAPRLLFSSGLDDIRSSFLSYQAVDVDVDVDAERRTVIPLVASDREKLVVLGLGSGYVGMYRSNLPIFKGEFNTMFWTSPVLFFILFLFGAWQFFAKKKEALTSWGPDDPFSSTSATTGAPLGTGSGDRSFVDSSSRGSDMMDLRSSGLRGPSRRYASPTRYPGGATNSFRPASADHNSRPASVDPNFRASSELKFRGSALESSGFPKRRESLFVSNQVVDDNN